A section of the Allorhodopirellula heiligendammensis genome encodes:
- a CDS encoding transposase, with amino-acid sequence MKDSRFHLKYKAENAVDMGTEIIVAAEVYHGDVGDTKTIQDTVNTAKTNIREAKTGCEVKEVVADKGYHGEQTLDALQNDSDVASVPQTLRASTVVVRFRSASPSVSA; translated from the coding sequence ATGAAAGACAGTCGTTTTCACTTGAAGTACAAAGCGGAAAACGCCGTCGACATGGGAACGGAAATCATCGTGGCAGCCGAGGTTTATCATGGTGATGTCGGCGACACCAAGACGATCCAGGATACCGTCAACACGGCGAAGACGAATATCCGTGAAGCGAAGACTGGCTGCGAAGTGAAAGAGGTTGTCGCGGACAAGGGATACCATGGCGAGCAGACACTGGATGCACTTCAAAACGACTCGGATGTCGCGTCAGTCCCGCAAACGCTGCGAGCGTCGACCGTGGTAGTCCGTTTTCGCTCTGCGTCGCCTTCCGTTTCTGCATGA